The following is a genomic window from Azotosporobacter soli.
GCGCTTCAGGATGTCTGTGCCTTGACCAACCCGCGCCAGGGCTCCGCCGTCGAATTGGCCGAGATTCTTCAAGCAGCCTGGTCAGCGCAATAAATTCCTATCTTAACACAAAACGCCACATAGGACATTGCCCTTTTAAAGTCAAACACTATTTCTAATACCGTATTGCGGGAGGAATTTTCATGTGGCTAGGTAAAATTGTCGGAACCGTAGTCGCTCCGACGAAAAACGAATCTCTGGTCGGTTCTAAGCTGCTCATCGTACAGCCGTTAAACCTGGACGGCATGAACACCATCAGCATGCAGGTCGCTGTGGATACGGTCGGTGCGGGCAACGGAGAAACGGTTTTAGTTGTCTCCGGCAGCACAGCACAACGTCTGACCGGCAAGCCGGACAGCGCCGTCGATGCGGCGATTGTCGGCATCGTCGAAGACATTGATCTGCAGGGAATCTCCAAGGCACAATACTGGGTGCAAAAAGGATAGGAGGATGGCCGCTGTTCGTTGCGGCTGCGTACTGCTA
Proteins encoded in this region:
- a CDS encoding EutN/CcmL family microcompartment protein, with protein sequence MWLGKIVGTVVAPTKNESLVGSKLLIVQPLNLDGMNTISMQVAVDTVGAGNGETVLVVSGSTAQRLTGKPDSAVDAAIVGIVEDIDLQGISKAQYWVQKG